From the genome of Desulfatibacillum aliphaticivorans DSM 15576, one region includes:
- the tpx gene encoding thiol peroxidase has translation MAQFTLQGNPFETVGELPGIGTTAPGFTLTKVDLSDLSLDEFKGKNVLLNIFPSIDTGVCAMSVRKFNAEASSLDNTVVLCVSMDLPFALGRFCGAEGLDDVVPVSAFRAGGFGDDYGIKIANGPLAGLFARSVVIIDTEGKVKYTQLVPETGEEPDYDAALAALK, from the coding sequence ATGGCTCAGTTTACATTGCAAGGCAACCCATTTGAAACCGTCGGCGAACTCCCGGGCATAGGAACCACAGCCCCGGGCTTCACCCTGACAAAGGTGGACCTTTCGGATCTTTCCCTGGATGAATTCAAGGGAAAGAATGTGCTTTTGAATATATTCCCCAGCATCGACACCGGCGTGTGCGCCATGAGCGTCCGGAAATTCAACGCCGAGGCTAGCTCCCTGGATAACACGGTGGTGCTGTGCGTTTCCATGGACCTGCCCTTCGCCCTGGGGCGTTTTTGCGGCGCCGAAGGCCTGGACGACGTGGTTCCGGTTTCGGCTTTCAGGGCCGGAGGGTTCGGCGACGATTACGGAATAAAAATCGCCAACGGCCCCCTGGCCGGGCTTTTTGCACGGTCCGTGGTGATTATCGATACGGAGGGCAAGGTCAAGTACACCCAACTGGTTCCCGAAACCGGGGAGGAGCCGGATTACGACGCCGCCCTGGCCGCCTTGAAATAG
- a CDS encoding FprA family A-type flavoprotein: MKPRQIKEGIFWMGSLDWDRRLFDALIPLPDGTTYNAYLVQGQDKTVLFDTVDIPLVSEILDQLQNVERIDYVVSHHAEPDHSGGVPAILEKYTEAKAICTEKCKAMLMDRFEIPEDRFQTVADGETLDLGGRTLEFLHMPWVHWPETMVTFMKEDGILFSCDLFGSHIASTDLFVRDKARVYEAAKRYYAEIMMPFAKLIAKHLERLAPYDIRLIAPSHGSLYDEPAFILDAYREWASGKPHNLVVIPYVSMHGSTRMMVDFLTDELVRRDVNVMRFDLSEVDIGKLAMALVDAATVIIATPTVLTGPHPKALYAAALANLIRPKARYASIIGSYGWGTKVVEQVAAALPNLKVEILPPVLGKGIPKTEEKKALSEMADQIAERHQEL, translated from the coding sequence ATGAAACCAAGACAAATCAAGGAAGGCATCTTCTGGATGGGCTCTCTGGACTGGGACCGCCGTCTATTCGACGCCCTGATTCCCTTGCCGGACGGCACCACATACAACGCCTACCTCGTCCAGGGTCAGGACAAAACCGTTCTGTTCGACACCGTGGATATTCCCTTGGTATCGGAGATTCTGGATCAACTCCAGAACGTGGAAAGGATCGACTACGTAGTGTCACACCACGCCGAGCCGGACCATTCGGGCGGAGTGCCTGCAATCCTGGAAAAATATACGGAGGCCAAGGCCATTTGCACGGAAAAATGCAAGGCCATGCTCATGGACCGTTTTGAAATCCCTGAGGACCGGTTTCAAACCGTCGCGGACGGCGAAACCCTGGACTTGGGGGGCCGGACCCTGGAGTTTCTGCACATGCCCTGGGTCCACTGGCCGGAAACCATGGTCACCTTCATGAAGGAAGACGGGATTCTTTTTTCTTGCGACCTGTTCGGCTCCCACATTGCCAGCACCGATCTTTTTGTCAGGGACAAGGCCCGGGTCTATGAGGCGGCCAAACGCTATTACGCCGAGATCATGATGCCCTTTGCCAAACTTATTGCCAAACATCTGGAGCGCCTTGCCCCCTATGATATTCGGCTCATCGCCCCGAGTCATGGATCCCTGTACGACGAACCCGCGTTCATTCTGGACGCTTATCGGGAATGGGCGTCGGGCAAGCCTCATAACCTGGTGGTCATCCCCTATGTGTCCATGCACGGCAGCACCCGGATGATGGTGGACTTTTTGACCGACGAACTTGTCCGGCGCGATGTGAACGTGATGCGGTTCGACCTGTCCGAGGTGGACATCGGCAAATTAGCCATGGCTTTGGTGGACGCGGCCACCGTCATCATCGCGACGCCCACCGTGCTCACCGGCCCGCATCCCAAGGCCCTCTATGCCGCGGCCCTGGCAAACCTGATACGGCCCAAGGCAAGGTATGCCTCCATCATCGGCTCATACGGCTGGGGCACCAAGGTGGTGGAGCAGGTGGCAGCCGCCCTGCCGAACCTGAAGGTGGAAATTTTACCGCCGGTTCTGGGCAAGGGAATCCCAAAAACCGAGGAAAAGAAGGCCCTTTCGGAAATGGCCGACCAAATAGCGGAGCGGCATCAAGAGTTATAG
- the hcp gene encoding hydroxylamine reductase: MFCFQCQETAKNQGCTVKGMCGKPEETADLQDLLIYVCKGIAVCGEKLKEKGVVDREAGRFICEALFTTISNVAWDDDVLINRIKKALKVRDGLKEKAGADLPGDLPDCVTWASDDKGEIVDKAKSDEVRITAAQNEDVRSLRELLIIGCKGIAAYADHAAILGQEKDDIYGFLMEALASTTRDLSVDEMIAMVMKAGETAVNTMALLDGANTAAYGNPEITEVNIGVRNNPGILISGHDLKDMEELLKQTEGIGVDVYTHGEMLPANYYPAFKKYDHFAGNYGGSWWHQNKDFESFNGPIVLTTNCLIPIKKDNTYLDRLFTTGVVNYPDAKHIEDRQAGGAKDFSPAIALAKTCQPPVEIETGKIVGGFAHNQVLALADKVVDAVKSGAIKRFVVMAGCDGRQKSRSYFTEVAENLPKDTVILTAGCAKYRYNKLNLGDIGGIPRVLDAGQCNDCYSLAVIALKLKEVFGLEDINELPISYDIAWYEQKAVAVLLALLFLGVKGIRLGPTLPAFLSPTVANVLVEKFDIKPIGTVEEDIAAMMAGK, translated from the coding sequence ATGTTTTGTTTTCAGTGTCAGGAAACGGCGAAAAACCAAGGTTGTACAGTCAAGGGTATGTGCGGCAAACCCGAAGAGACGGCGGACCTTCAGGACCTGCTGATCTACGTTTGCAAGGGCATTGCGGTCTGTGGGGAAAAGCTGAAGGAAAAGGGCGTCGTGGACAGGGAGGCGGGCCGCTTCATCTGCGAAGCCCTTTTCACCACCATTAGCAACGTGGCCTGGGACGACGACGTGCTCATCAACCGGATCAAGAAGGCGCTAAAGGTCCGGGACGGCCTCAAGGAAAAGGCCGGCGCCGATCTGCCCGGCGATCTCCCGGATTGCGTCACCTGGGCATCGGATGACAAGGGCGAAATCGTGGACAAGGCCAAGTCTGATGAGGTCCGCATCACGGCGGCCCAGAACGAGGACGTGCGCTCCCTTCGCGAGCTCCTGATCATCGGCTGCAAGGGGATCGCCGCCTATGCCGACCATGCGGCGATCCTTGGCCAGGAGAAGGACGACATCTACGGATTTCTCATGGAGGCCCTGGCTTCCACCACCAGGGACCTTTCCGTGGACGAGATGATCGCCATGGTCATGAAGGCGGGCGAGACGGCGGTCAACACCATGGCCCTCCTGGACGGGGCCAACACCGCCGCTTACGGCAACCCCGAAATCACCGAGGTGAACATCGGCGTCCGTAACAATCCCGGCATCCTGATCTCGGGCCACGACCTCAAGGACATGGAGGAATTGCTTAAGCAGACCGAGGGAATCGGGGTGGACGTTTACACCCACGGGGAAATGCTGCCCGCCAACTATTACCCGGCCTTCAAGAAATACGACCACTTCGCGGGCAACTACGGCGGATCGTGGTGGCACCAGAACAAGGACTTCGAGTCCTTCAACGGCCCCATTGTCCTGACCACCAACTGCCTGATCCCCATCAAAAAGGACAACACCTATCTGGACAGGCTGTTCACCACCGGCGTGGTCAACTACCCGGACGCGAAGCACATTGAGGACCGGCAGGCCGGAGGCGCCAAGGATTTTTCCCCTGCGATCGCGCTGGCGAAAACCTGCCAGCCGCCCGTGGAGATCGAGACCGGCAAGATCGTAGGAGGATTCGCCCACAACCAGGTCCTCGCCTTGGCCGACAAGGTCGTTGACGCCGTAAAATCCGGGGCCATCAAGCGCTTCGTGGTGATGGCCGGATGCGACGGCCGGCAGAAGTCTCGCTCCTACTTCACGGAGGTGGCGGAAAACCTGCCCAAGGACACGGTGATCCTCACGGCGGGATGCGCCAAGTACCGCTACAACAAGCTCAATTTGGGCGACATTGGCGGAATCCCTCGCGTTCTGGACGCGGGGCAGTGCAACGACTGTTACTCCCTGGCCGTGATCGCCCTGAAGCTCAAGGAAGTGTTCGGCCTGGAAGACATCAACGAACTGCCCATTTCCTATGACATCGCCTGGTACGAGCAAAAGGCCGTGGCCGTTCTGCTGGCCCTCCTGTTTCTCGGGGTCAAGGGCATTCGCCTGGGGCCGACCCTCCCGGCCTTTCTGTCCCCGACCGTGGCCAATGTGCTGGTGGAGAAATTCGACATCAAACCCATCGGAACCGTCGAGGAAGACATCGCGGCCATGATGGCCGGAAAGTAA
- a CDS encoding SDR family oxidoreductase, translated as MEGLAGKRVFITGGSSGIGLCTAESLVREGASVCLFARNEEKLKDAAEHVGSLCREGCKAAFYSVDVSDNSQVREVMDKAAVEFGVPDILINCAGRAKPRVFEEVSYEQFDETMKINLYGARNVIAAVLPYMRGRGGHIVNTASVAGLIGVFGYTDYCASKFGIIGFSEALRSELDGQGIGVSVLCPPDTDTPGLAEENLTKPLETLAISESACVLSADKVAQALINGVKKKKFLIIPGLDGKMSWLAKRLAPGLVDWIMKRAIKKARKGKQP; from the coding sequence ATGGAGGGGCTGGCCGGCAAAAGAGTTTTCATCACCGGAGGTTCAAGCGGGATCGGATTGTGCACGGCGGAATCCCTGGTCAGGGAAGGCGCCAGCGTCTGCCTGTTCGCCCGCAATGAGGAAAAATTAAAGGACGCGGCCGAACACGTGGGTTCGCTTTGCCGGGAGGGCTGCAAGGCGGCGTTTTACTCCGTGGACGTTTCGGACAACTCCCAGGTGCGGGAAGTCATGGACAAGGCGGCGGTGGAGTTTGGAGTCCCGGATATATTGATCAACTGCGCGGGCCGGGCAAAGCCCAGGGTTTTCGAGGAAGTATCCTACGAGCAGTTCGACGAAACCATGAAAATCAACCTCTACGGCGCAAGGAACGTTATTGCGGCCGTCCTGCCCTACATGCGGGGAAGAGGCGGGCACATCGTCAATACGGCCTCCGTGGCCGGGCTTATAGGCGTATTCGGCTATACGGACTATTGCGCGTCCAAATTCGGGATTATCGGCTTTTCCGAGGCGCTTCGCAGCGAACTGGACGGCCAGGGCATAGGCGTTTCGGTCCTGTGCCCCCCGGACACGGACACTCCAGGGCTTGCGGAGGAGAACCTCACCAAGCCGCTGGAGACCCTGGCCATCTCGGAAAGCGCCTGCGTGCTGTCAGCCGATAAGGTGGCCCAGGCCTTGATCAACGGCGTCAAAAAGAAAAAATTTCTGATCATACCGGGTTTGGACGGAAAAATGTCCTGGCTGGCCAAGCGCCTGGCGCCGGGGCTTGTGGACTGGATTATGAAAAGGGCGATTAAAAAAGCCCGGAAAGGTAAACAGCCTTGA
- a CDS encoding GNAT family N-acetyltransferase, with amino-acid sequence MPNPPESYEVRPMTRKELDTAARWAKQEGWNPGVHDAECFFKTDPAGYFAGFVDGEMVASISAVSYGEDFGFIGFYIVKPEYRGQGCGIRVWNAAMEHLGGRNIGLDGVLAEEKTYEKSGFKTAYHNIRFEGVGGGFRPGSVEPLGAFSLDEILEYDSRFFPVRREGFLKAWLAMPNIFAYGLRSNNALAGYGVVRSCSSGYKIGPLFADDANTAEEIFRALVAHTPNGPFFLDVPDVNQEAMNLAKRRRMAPSFETVRMYTQNAPDIKLSGVFGVTSFELG; translated from the coding sequence ATGCCCAATCCCCCCGAATCGTATGAAGTGCGGCCCATGACCAGGAAAGAGCTTGACACGGCTGCTCGCTGGGCGAAACAGGAAGGCTGGAACCCGGGCGTGCACGACGCGGAATGCTTTTTCAAGACGGATCCTGCGGGGTATTTTGCAGGCTTCGTGGACGGAGAAATGGTGGCCAGCATATCCGCCGTTTCCTACGGGGAGGATTTCGGATTCATCGGCTTTTATATTGTCAAGCCCGAGTATCGCGGCCAGGGCTGCGGCATCAGGGTCTGGAACGCGGCCATGGAGCACCTGGGAGGCCGGAACATAGGCCTGGACGGAGTGCTTGCCGAGGAAAAGACCTACGAAAAGTCGGGGTTTAAGACCGCGTATCACAACATCCGGTTCGAGGGCGTGGGAGGCGGTTTCAGGCCGGGCTCCGTGGAGCCGTTGGGCGCCTTTTCCTTGGACGAAATTCTGGAATACGACTCCCGGTTTTTTCCCGTGCGCAGGGAGGGTTTTTTAAAGGCGTGGCTCGCCATGCCCAATATCTTCGCCTATGGGCTCAGAAGCAACAACGCCCTGGCAGGATACGGGGTGGTCAGGTCTTGCTCTTCCGGCTATAAAATCGGGCCGCTTTTTGCGGATGACGCAAACACCGCCGAGGAAATCTTTCGCGCCCTGGTTGCGCATACGCCCAACGGGCCGTTTTTTCTGGACGTCCCGGACGTGAACCAGGAAGCCATGAATCTCGCCAAGCGGCGCCGGATGGCGCCGTCCTTCGAAACCGTGCGCATGTACACCCAAAATGCCCCGGACATCAAACTTTCGGGAGTCTTTGGAGTGACATCCTTTGAACTTGGCTGA
- a CDS encoding long-chain-fatty-acid--CoA ligase: MGFERVWHKSYPKGTPNEVEFEKITMPEVLDRTARDYPDKVGFIYMGKKITFAQLNSMVNRFAKALMDLGITKGDKVGMILPNIPQVVIANLATQRIGGVTAMNNPLYTERELAHQLNDSDAKAVVTLDLLLPRLEKIKSKTKVQNIITCHINDFLPFPVKQLFPYVKKDMYRKITPGPNLYQFMDLLKKYKDDPVPNQSEWDDEAALLYTGGTTGVSKGAIITHSNLSAVAQMFKAWFPEISYGDAERLMGIYPIFHSAGYSVSQNFIIYNAWTGIMVPRPEPGVIIDMIKKFNPTFLPGVPTIFMGLLANEEFRKMDLSGVKGYFGGAAPLSEATLNDLKKLHGAVINDVFGATENTAFGTCTPWKGKVKLGTVGVPLPNTDIKIVDMVTGENEMPPGEPGEICIKGPQVMKGYYNRPEETAKALKDGWFHMGDVGVMDEEGYLSIVDRKKDMIIASGYNIYPAEIDEILLLHPEIAEACTIGIPDDYRGETVKAWVVCNPGVELSEEQVMSYCKEKLAAYKVPKSVKFVDELPKSAIGKLMRREVRRMELEGANVVMPGDPEAARPEAESA, translated from the coding sequence ATGGGCTTTGAAAGGGTTTGGCACAAATCGTATCCCAAGGGAACTCCCAACGAAGTTGAGTTTGAAAAAATCACCATGCCGGAAGTCCTGGACAGGACGGCCCGGGATTACCCCGACAAGGTCGGGTTTATTTATATGGGCAAAAAGATCACCTTCGCCCAGTTGAATTCCATGGTCAACAGGTTCGCCAAAGCGCTCATGGACCTGGGCATTACAAAGGGCGACAAGGTGGGGATGATCCTGCCGAACATCCCCCAGGTGGTCATCGCCAACCTGGCGACCCAGCGCATAGGCGGGGTGACGGCCATGAACAATCCCCTGTACACGGAAAGGGAGCTGGCCCATCAGTTGAACGATTCGGACGCCAAGGCGGTGGTGACGCTGGATCTGCTCTTGCCCCGGCTGGAGAAGATCAAAAGCAAGACCAAGGTGCAAAACATCATCACCTGCCACATCAACGATTTTCTGCCTTTTCCGGTCAAGCAGCTTTTCCCCTATGTAAAAAAGGACATGTACCGGAAGATTACTCCCGGCCCGAACCTGTACCAGTTCATGGATCTTTTGAAAAAGTACAAGGACGACCCGGTTCCCAATCAATCGGAATGGGACGACGAAGCGGCCCTGCTATACACCGGCGGCACCACCGGAGTGAGCAAGGGCGCGATCATCACCCATTCCAACCTTTCGGCGGTGGCTCAGATGTTCAAGGCGTGGTTTCCCGAAATCTCTTATGGGGACGCCGAGCGGCTTATGGGCATTTATCCGATTTTTCATTCCGCGGGATATTCCGTCAGCCAGAACTTCATCATCTATAATGCTTGGACCGGCATTATGGTGCCCAGGCCGGAGCCCGGCGTGATTATCGACATGATCAAAAAGTTCAATCCGACCTTTTTGCCGGGAGTGCCCACCATTTTTATGGGCCTGTTGGCCAACGAGGAATTCCGGAAGATGGATCTTTCGGGCGTCAAGGGATATTTCGGCGGGGCGGCCCCCTTGTCCGAGGCCACGCTCAACGATTTGAAGAAACTCCACGGCGCCGTCATCAACGATGTGTTCGGCGCCACGGAAAACACGGCGTTCGGCACATGCACCCCTTGGAAGGGCAAGGTGAAACTGGGAACCGTGGGCGTGCCCCTGCCCAACACGGACATCAAAATCGTGGACATGGTGACGGGCGAAAACGAAATGCCGCCCGGCGAGCCCGGAGAAATCTGCATCAAGGGCCCCCAGGTCATGAAGGGCTATTACAACCGGCCCGAAGAAACGGCCAAGGCCCTCAAGGACGGATGGTTTCACATGGGCGACGTGGGCGTCATGGACGAGGAAGGATATCTTTCCATTGTGGATCGCAAAAAGGACATGATCATCGCCAGCGGCTACAATATTTATCCTGCGGAAATCGATGAAATCCTGCTTTTGCATCCCGAAATCGCCGAGGCCTGCACCATAGGCATCCCCGACGATTACCGGGGCGAGACGGTCAAGGCCTGGGTGGTTTGCAATCCCGGGGTGGAATTGTCCGAGGAGCAGGTCATGAGCTATTGCAAGGAGAAGCTGGCCGCCTACAAGGTTCCCAAGTCGGTCAAGTTTGTGGATGAGCTGCCCAAAAGCGCCATCGGCAAGCTCATGCGGCGCGAAGTGCGGCGCATGGAGTTGGAAGGCGCCAACGTTGTGATGCCGGGGGATCCCGAAGCGGCCAGGCCGGAGGCGGAATCCGCCTAA
- a CDS encoding peptidylprolyl isomerase, protein MPGGVIRFVCILFLSALLFFFLSPIHGMAEPGEVLARVNGVNIYGWQITLAENLLFGSRNPHVHTESQTLKKEILKNVIDMEVLFQDAQKRGIEPDKRLVDGFVWNYKASFPSLAEYQSALRGMNATEREIVDLAGRIVVMGACIEERYGALLTPTEAEAQKYYDENPNDFVLPRALRVRHILIKKDAAKGVDGKTAKARAQQILARVKKGGEPFAIIAREASDGPEKDQGGDMGYVSEGALKNTELEPLEKVILKLQPGEIGNPVETDIGFHIVKALDERPESITPFETVKERLISALQKKKMVEALNQLASELKPGFDIEVLANP, encoded by the coding sequence ATGCCTGGGGGGGTCATTAGGTTCGTCTGCATCCTGTTTTTATCTGCGCTGCTATTCTTTTTTCTTTCCCCTATCCATGGCATGGCCGAACCGGGCGAAGTTTTAGCCAGAGTCAACGGCGTAAACATTTACGGGTGGCAAATAACCCTGGCGGAAAACCTTTTGTTCGGAAGCCGGAATCCCCATGTGCATACGGAATCTCAAACCCTAAAAAAAGAAATCCTGAAAAACGTCATTGATATGGAAGTCCTTTTTCAGGACGCCCAAAAGCGGGGCATCGAGCCGGACAAACGTCTGGTTGACGGGTTTGTGTGGAATTATAAGGCCAGTTTTCCGTCATTGGCGGAATATCAAAGCGCCTTAAGAGGCATGAACGCCACGGAGCGGGAAATCGTGGACCTGGCAGGCAGAATCGTGGTTATGGGGGCCTGCATCGAGGAGCGGTACGGCGCGTTGCTTACGCCCACCGAAGCCGAGGCCCAAAAATATTACGACGAAAATCCGAACGATTTTGTTTTGCCCCGGGCTCTCCGCGTCCGGCATATCCTTATTAAAAAGGACGCTGCCAAGGGCGTTGACGGAAAAACCGCCAAGGCCCGGGCGCAGCAAATTCTCGCCAGGGTGAAAAAGGGCGGCGAGCCCTTTGCAATCATAGCCCGCGAGGCCTCGGACGGGCCCGAGAAGGATCAGGGCGGAGACATGGGATATGTCTCCGAGGGCGCCCTGAAAAACACGGAGCTCGAACCCCTGGAGAAAGTAATTTTAAAGCTCCAGCCCGGAGAGATAGGAAATCCGGTGGAGACGGACATCGGGTTTCATATTGTAAAGGCCTTGGATGAAAGGCCCGAAAGCATCACCCCGTTTGAAACTGTCAAGGAAAGGCTGATAAGCGCCCTGCAGAAGAAGAAGATGGTGGAGGCCTTGAACCAACTCGCCTCGGAGTTAAAGCCAGGGTTTGATATTGAAGTTTTAGCCAATCCTTAG
- a CDS encoding alpha/beta hydrolase family protein, with protein sequence MEDFQFPVGYHDLHKVKIFDFQLNRWHSWGYTSLQDMKAAAAKIRKLDDWKDALLARMNIALEQGRLLNAVFNCRAADFFVHPSDPDKKRIYDMFIDMFYNDLFEGESLERVWIPYEGAAIPAVQIPASGDNSKGPMVIHGGFDSYMEELLSCAVYFSNRGYDVLLFEGPGQGAALKEKGLYLDYRWEKPVKAVLDHFGLEECALLGFSMGGWFCFRAAAFEPRIKQVIASSIAYDYMQIPPKALQALANWFMKHPRLTEVSSRWKMKFMPQEKWGVENFMYITGKNSIVDLFHEMQKLNADNLKSELVKQDVLILTGDEDHFIPLKMHHMQVAALKNARSVEGRIFTRKEHAQNHCMIGNTGLMLAVIKAWLEKVKG encoded by the coding sequence ATGGAAGATTTTCAATTTCCCGTAGGGTATCATGATCTCCACAAGGTGAAAATTTTCGATTTCCAGCTAAACCGTTGGCATTCCTGGGGATACACTTCTTTGCAGGACATGAAGGCCGCAGCCGCAAAAATCAGGAAGCTGGACGACTGGAAGGACGCCCTCCTGGCCCGGATGAACATCGCCCTGGAGCAGGGGCGGCTGCTGAACGCCGTGTTCAACTGCCGGGCCGCCGATTTTTTCGTCCATCCCTCGGACCCGGACAAAAAGCGCATTTACGACATGTTCATAGACATGTTTTACAATGACCTTTTTGAAGGCGAATCCCTGGAGCGCGTTTGGATTCCCTACGAAGGGGCGGCCATTCCCGCTGTGCAAATTCCGGCGTCCGGAGATAATTCCAAGGGTCCCATGGTCATCCATGGCGGGTTTGACTCCTATATGGAGGAGCTGCTTTCGTGCGCCGTGTATTTCAGCAACCGGGGTTACGACGTGCTTTTGTTTGAAGGCCCGGGCCAGGGGGCGGCGCTCAAGGAAAAAGGCCTTTATTTGGATTATCGCTGGGAAAAGCCGGTCAAGGCCGTTTTGGATCATTTCGGCCTGGAAGAATGCGCGCTCCTGGGATTTTCCATGGGAGGGTGGTTTTGCTTTCGCGCCGCAGCCTTTGAGCCCCGGATCAAGCAGGTGATCGCTTCCAGCATCGCCTACGACTATATGCAGATCCCTCCCAAAGCCTTGCAGGCGCTGGCCAATTGGTTCATGAAACATCCCCGTCTTACCGAGGTCTCGAGCCGGTGGAAGATGAAGTTCATGCCCCAGGAAAAATGGGGCGTGGAAAACTTCATGTACATCACAGGCAAAAATTCCATCGTGGATCTCTTTCACGAAATGCAAAAGTTGAACGCGGACAACCTCAAGTCGGAGCTGGTGAAGCAGGACGTGCTGATTTTAACCGGCGACGAAGACCATTTCATCCCGCTTAAAATGCATCATATGCAGGTCGCCGCCCTCAAGAACGCCCGATCCGTGGAAGGGCGGATATTCACCCGAAAGGAGCACGCCCAGAACCATTGCATGATCGGGAATACCGGGCTGATGCTTGCCGTCATCAAAGCGTGGCTGGAAAAAGTAAAAGGCTGA
- a CDS encoding DUF2177 family protein: MAIKNTLAAYALTLLVYMAGDILWVGFFAKGYYHRRMGALFSDQVNWIAASLFYLIFVCGVLVFVVYPAISGDNFKEALWKGMLFGLVTYGTFDLVSMALFKGWHADVVVIDMAWGMVITGAVSAAGFFIVKWLN; encoded by the coding sequence ATGGCGATCAAGAATACGCTTGCGGCTTATGCGCTCACCCTTCTGGTGTACATGGCAGGAGACATCCTCTGGGTTGGGTTTTTCGCCAAGGGCTATTACCACAGAAGGATGGGGGCTCTGTTCAGCGACCAAGTCAATTGGATTGCCGCCTCCCTTTTCTACCTGATCTTTGTTTGCGGCGTGCTGGTTTTCGTGGTTTACCCGGCAATATCCGGGGATAATTTCAAAGAGGCGCTTTGGAAAGGGATGCTATTCGGCTTGGTGACCTACGGGACATTCGACCTGGTTAGCATGGCGCTGTTTAAAGGTTGGCATGCCGATGTGGTCGTAATAGACATGGCCTGGGGGATGGTCATAACAGGGGCGGTTTCGGCGGCGGGTTTTTTTATCGTCAAGTGGCTTAACTGA
- a CDS encoding NAD-dependent epimerase/dehydratase family protein — MKKALITGATGFIGGALLKENLARGNEVRAFHLPGDPEIGVLDQPGVEKFAGDITDLDSVVQAAKGVDVIFHCAAIVSDWAPESLFQKVMVGGAENVCKAALEAGVSRLVDISTNDVFGTSEEVVMDETFSLSPWGEPYPDYKIKAEELVWKYYKEHGLPATMVYPCWVYGEGDKTFVPLLADAIINREMLFWRKDALVWPTYIENLTDLLMLIAEDERAVGNGYLVHDGESDTLRNFSKKIALALEVKPPALRIPYPAAYGAAVVMERVWKLLKKADRPLLTTYTVKNLGSRLRFSIEKAKQNLGWTPKISYNEGFEKTMAWLKTLDLESLKQK, encoded by the coding sequence ATGAAAAAAGCGCTCATAACCGGGGCGACGGGCTTTATCGGCGGCGCTCTGCTTAAGGAAAACCTCGCCCGGGGAAACGAAGTCCGGGCTTTCCACTTGCCCGGCGACCCGGAGATCGGGGTTTTGGATCAGCCGGGCGTGGAGAAGTTCGCCGGAGACATTACGGACCTGGATTCGGTCGTGCAGGCGGCCAAGGGCGTGGACGTGATTTTTCACTGCGCGGCCATCGTCTCGGACTGGGCGCCGGAAAGCCTGTTTCAAAAGGTGATGGTCGGGGGGGCGGAAAACGTGTGCAAGGCGGCCCTGGAAGCAGGGGTCAGCCGCCTTGTGGACATCTCCACCAACGACGTGTTCGGAACGAGCGAAGAAGTCGTCATGGACGAAACCTTTTCTTTAAGCCCCTGGGGAGAGCCTTATCCGGACTATAAAATCAAGGCCGAGGAGTTGGTCTGGAAGTACTATAAAGAACACGGACTGCCTGCAACCATGGTTTATCCGTGCTGGGTCTACGGGGAGGGGGACAAGACCTTCGTCCCCCTCCTGGCGGACGCCATAATCAACAGGGAAATGCTGTTTTGGAGAAAGGACGCCCTGGTCTGGCCCACGTACATTGAAAACCTGACGGACCTTTTGATGCTCATTGCAGAGGATGAAAGGGCTGTTGGAAACGGGTATCTGGTCCATGACGGAGAGTCCGACACCCTCCGGAATTTCAGCAAAAAAATCGCCCTGGCCCTGGAGGTCAAGCCGCCGGCCCTGCGCATCCCCTACCCCGCCGCTTACGGGGCGGCGGTTGTCATGGAAAGGGTCTGGAAACTTCTGAAAAAAGCGGATCGTCCCCTTTTGACAACCTACACGGTGAAGAATTTAGGCTCCCGTTTGCGTTTTTCCATAGAAAAAGCCAAACAGAATTTGGGCTGGACCCCCAAGATCAGTTATAATGAGGGATTCGAGAAGACCATGGCCTGGTTGAAGACCCTGGATCTCGAATCCCTCAAACAAAAATGA